TCGGAAAAGCTGGGTCCGTTGATGTATGCCGAGGAAGAAGGCGAAGTGTTTCTCGGGCGCAGTGCCGGTAGCCAGCAAGCCGGTGTGTCCGCCGAAACGGCGCGGATGATCGATGAGGAAGTGCGCAGCATTATCGATGGTTGCTACGCCACGGCCAAGCGCCTGTTGGAAGAGAACCGTGACAAGCTGGATATGATGGCCGAGGCGCTGATGAAGTATGAAACCATCGACGTTGAGCAGATCAATGACATCATGAGCGGCAAGCCGGCGCGTGAGCCCAAGGGTTGGTCTGACGATGATCGTCGCGGCCCCGGCGCAGTGACCCCGGTGGCGGATACGCCCCAGGCGCCTCAGGACTCCCCGCGAGATGACGGTATCATCGGCGGTCCGGCAGGCGAGCACTGAGAGCAGGCATGACAGAAACACGCAATAACGCCCGGTTGCCATGTGGCGACCGGGAGCTGGATCTTTCCCGTACCCATGTCATGGGTATCCTTAATATCACCCCTGATTCGTTTTCCGATGGCGGCCGCTACAACAACCGTGATGCGGCTCTTGCCCGCGTCGAGCAGATGCTCGATGCCGGTGCCACGCTGATCGATATTGGTGGTGAGTCGACGCGTCCTGGCGCGGCCTTGGTCGGCGTACAGGAGGAGGTCGACCGGGTTGTGCCCATGGTTGAGGCGATCAAGGCGCGCTTTGACGTGGTGGTGTCAATCGATACCAGCACGCCGCAAGTCATCAGTGACTCGGCAGCGGTGGGTGCGGGATTGATCAACGATATCCGCGCGCTGTGCCGCCCCGGCGCCATGCAGGCGGCGGTCGAGTCGAAGCTGGCCGTATGTCTGATGCATATGCAGGGCGAGCCGCAGAGCATGCAGCAGGCACCGGTCTACGATTCAGTGCTGGGCCAGGTGAACTCTTTCCTGGAGAAGCGGGTCCAAGCCTGCCTGGAAGCCGGGATCGATCGCAGCAAGCTGGTGCTCGACCCTGGTTTCGGATTTGGTAAAACCCTGCAGCATAACCTTGCATTGTTCGCCCATATGGAAGCCCTGCGTCCGCTCGATCTGCCGATTCTGGTGGGAGTGTCGCGCAAGAGCATGATAGGGCAGGCGTTGGATCGACCGGTCGATGAGCGGCTGAGTGGTGGCTTGGCGCTGGCGGCATTGGCGGTCGCCAAGGGTGCGCGCATCATCCGTGTGCATGATGTGGCGGAAACCGCCGACGCGGTACGCATGGTCGATGCGGTCGTTGCTGCAGGCTCTCAAGAGATTTAATTTCAGGATACTCCCAAAATGGAAAAGCGCTACTTCGGCACTGATGGCATCCGTGGTCTTGTTGGTACCCACCCGATTACTCCCGAGTTCATGCTCAGGTTGGGATGGGCCACCGGTATGGCATTCAAGCACCACGGCCAGTGCCGTGTGGTCATCGGCAAGGACACGCGTATCTCCGGCTACATGTTCGAATCGGCACTGGAGGCGGGACTGTCCGCCGCTGGTGCGCAGGTGCAGTTGCTTGGTCCGATGCCGACCCCGGCCATTGCCTACCTGACGCGCACCTTCAAGGCAGATGCCGGCATCGTCATCAGTGCATCGCATAATCCGCATTATGACAATGGCATCAAGTTCTTCTCGGCTCAGGGCACCAAGCTGCCGGATACCCTGGAGCACGAAATCGAGCGGTTGGTCGATACCCCCATGCAGGTGGTTGAATCCGGCGAGCTGGGCAAGGTGGCGCGAATTGAGGATGCGTCGGGCCGCTATATCGAATTCTGTAAGAGCAGTGTGCCGACCAGTACCAGCTTCAAGGGTATGAAAATCGTGCTGGATTGCGCCAATGGCGCCACCTACAAGGTCGCGCCCAGCGTGTTCAGTGAGCTGGGTGCTGAAGTCAGCGTGATAGGTGCCAGTCCGGATGGTCTGAACATCAATGCGGGAGTCGGCTCGACCCACCTGGCGGCACTGAGCAAGGCGGTGGTCGAGCGGCAGGCGGATCTGGGTATCGCCTTCGATGGTGATGGCGATAGGGTGATGATGGTTGATCATCTGGGCAATGAGGTGGACGGTGATGAGCTGCTCTATATCATGGCTCTGGATCTGTACGAGCGCGGCCTGCTCGAAGGGGGTGTGGCTGGCACGCTGATGACCAATCTCGGCCTTGAGCTGGCGCTGCGCGAGCGGGATATTCCCTTTGTCCGCGCCAAGGTCGGTGACCGTTATGTCATGGCCGAGCTGCATCAGCGCGGTTGGCAGTTGGGTGGTGAGTCCTCGGGGCATCTGGTATGTCTGCGCCACACCACTACGGGCGATGGGATTATCGCCGCGTTGCAGGTTGTGCGTGCGCTGCGCATGTCGGGCAAGAGTCTGGCGCATGCCTGCAAGGGCATGAGCAAATGCCCGCAGAAGCTGATCAATGTGCGTTACCAGAGCAGCGGAGCATCGCCGCTGGAGGCGCCCGAGTTGCAGGCAGCGGTGGCTGCGGCCGAAGCCCGGTTAGGTGACTCGGGCCGGGTTTTATTGCGCCTGTCGGGTACTGAACCCCTGATCCGAGTGATGGTGGAAGGTCAGAATCCGAAGCAGGTGACAAGCGAGGCCGAGGCCTTGGCCGAGCAAGTGCAAAAAATGTTTGGCGAGCGCTGAAAAGGCGGTTGTGTCGGGTTGGCAACTTGGTTAACATTGGCGCCCGCTTGAGCTGAGAGGTTAGGCATGCGTCGTCCGCTGGTCGCCGGAAACTGGAAAATGTACGGTACTCGGCAGTCCGTTGATGAGTTGCTCTCCGGATTGAACGAGCAGCAGTGGCCGGAAGAGGTCGATCTGCTGGTTGCGCCTCCGGCACTGTATATTCAGCAGTGTCACCAGATGCTGGAAGGGTCGCCGCTGCGGCTGGCTGGCCAGAGCTGTGCATTCCAGGCCGAGCCCGGTGCGTTGACCGGTGAGATATCTCCGGCGCAGCTGCGTGATGCGGGTTGTGAATTTGTACTGGTTGGTCATTCCGAGCGGCGTAGCCTGTTGGGAGAGACTGACGAGGTGATTTGCCGCAAGTTTGCTGCGGCACTGGCCAGTGGTCTTCGTCCTATTCTCTGTGTTGGCGAGACGCGTGAGCAGTATGATTCAGGTGAAACTGCGGACGTGGTCGGGCGACAGTTGCAGGCAGTGCTGGATACCTTTGGTGTCGGCGGTCTGTCCCAGGGCGTGGTCGCATATGAGCCTGTCTGGGCGATTGGTACGGGCCTGACGGCCACGCCGGAGCAGGCTCAGGACGTGCATGCCATGATTCGTGCGCGGCTGGCCGTGCTGGATGATGAGCAGGCCAGGTGTGTACAGATAGTCTACGGTGGCAGCGTCAAGGCGGATAATGCTCAGGCACTGTTTGACATGCCGGATATCGATGGGGGGCTGGTAGGTGGAGCCTCTCTCAATGCAGATGAATTTGGTGCGATAGCTCGCGCCGCGGGACAAGCTAAATGATTCAAACCGTAATTGTGGTTGTACATCTTCTGGTCGCCATTGGCCTGGTTGGGTTGATTCTGATCCAGCAGGGTAAGGGTGCGGAGACAGGTGCGTCCTTTGGTTCCGGGGCGTCCGGTACGGTTTTTGGCAGCCAGGGTGCGGCTACTTTTCTAAGTCGCTTGACAGCGGTGCTGGCCACTGTATTCTTTGTCACCTCTTTGGGGTTGGCCTTCTATGCCAGCCACAAGGCGAGCGAAGTTCGTGATGCGGGCCTGCCGGTTCCGATGATGCAGAGCGAGCCGCGCGCCCCGGTTAGTGAAGATGTTCCTGTTCTCGAAGAGCAGGCTCCTCAGGCCCCTGCGACTGACGATGTTCCGGTCGTAGAGTAAGCCGACAGTTTTGCGGAAGTGGTGGAATTGGTAGACACGCTATCTTGAGGGGGTAGTGCCTTCGGGTGTATGGGTTCGAGTCCCATTTTCCGCACCAATTTAAAGGGCCTGCAGCATGCAGGCCCTTGTTTTTTCCGGGCAGAATATGTCAGGTTGTCTTGTTTGGCTGCCGAGCGTATAATTCATGCCCTAGATTCGACGCGGGGTGGAGCAGTCTGGTAGCTCGTCGGGCTCATAACCCGAAGGTCGTAGGTTCAAATCCTGCCCCCGCAACCAGTCAAAGGCCCCTTTTCAGGGGCTTTTTGTTAACTCCGGACTTCATTCGATGAAGTGGCCGGAACCAGGATGGGCTTCAGGCCCATTTTTTATTCATTCAAGAAAGGCGGTGAAATTGTCCGGCAAAGTTACCGAATTGGAGAACCTGTTGGTCCCGATTGTCGAAGCTCTGGGCTATCGTTGTTGGGGGATCGAGTTTCTTTCGCAGGGGCGTCACAGTCTGCTGCGAGTATATATCGAACACCCTGACGGCGTGAGCGTGGAAGCGTGCGCGACGATCAGCAGGCAGGCCAGTGCGGTGCTGGATGTGGAAGACCCCATCAGTGGCGATTACACTCTGGAAGTGTCTTCTCCGGGAATGGACAGGCCTTTGTTCACTCTCGAGCAGTTCGCCGCCTATGTCGGCGAGCAGGCCAAAATCAGATTGCGCGTGCCCTATGAAGGCCGGCGGAATTTTCAAGGTGTCATCCGCGGGGTGGAAGGCGATGAGGTAGTGTTGCAGGTGGAAGAACACGAGTACCTGCTGCCCATCGATACCATCGATAAAAGTAATATCATTCCGCGGTTTTGAGCATTTTTCGGGCTCCAGTGGCCCCAATGGACGGCGTTAGGCGAGGCATACGATGAGCAAAGAAGTGCTGCTGGTTGTGGAATCCGTATCCAATGAGAAGGGCGTGCCGCCCGGAGTCATTTTCGAGGCGCTGGAACTGGCCTTGGCAACGGCCACCAAAAAGCGCTATGAAGACGAAGTCGACGTGCGGGTGGCGATCAATCGCCAGACCGGCGACTACGACAGCTTCCGTCGCTGGACCGTGGTGGTGGATGATGACTTCGAAGAGCCAGATATGCAGTTGGCATTGGACCAGGCCCACGCCCGCGACCCGTCGCTGAACGTCGGTGACGTGGTTGAAGAGAAGATCGAGTCAGTCGAGTTCGGTCGTATCGCCGCGCAGATCGCCAAACAGGTTATCGTCCAGAAGGTTCGTGAAGCAGAGCGCGCCCAGGTGGTTGACGCCTACCGTGATCGGTTGGGTGAAATCATCAGCGGCACGGTAAAGAAGGTCACTCGCGACAGTGTCATCGTGGATCTGGGCAATAATGCCGAGGCCGTGTTGCCGCGTGAGGAAATGATCCCGCGCGAGACCTTCCGCACCGGTACCCGCATTCGTGCGCTGCTCAAGGATATCCGTACAGAGAACCGCGGTCCGCAGCTGGTGCTGTCGCGCAGTTGTCCGGAAATGATAATCGAGCTGTTCCGTATCGAAGTGCCGGAGATCTCCGAAGAGCTGATCGAGGTCATGGGCGCAGCCCGTGATCCGGGCTCCCGGGCCAAGATTGCGGTGCGTTCGAAAGACAAGCGTATAGATCCGCAAGGTGCCTGTATCGGCATGCGCGGCTCGCGCGTGCAGGCGGTGTCCGGTGAGCTGGGCGGTGAGCGGGTGGATATCGTGCTTTGGGACGACAACCTCGCGCAGTTCGTGATCAATGCCATGGCACCTGCCGAAGTGGCTTCGATCATCCTGGATGAAGATACCCATGCCATAGATATCGCCGTGGCCGAGGATAACCTCGCCCAGGCAATTGGCCGTAGTGGCCAGAACGTCCGGTTGGCCAGCCAATTGACCGGCTGGACACTCAATGTCATGACCGAAGACGACATCCGTGCAAAACAGGAAGCCGAGACGGGCGATGTATTGCGCAACTTCCTCGATGAGCTGGATGTGGATGAAGAGCTGGCTCAGATTCTGGTCGACGAAGGCTTTACCTCGCTGGAGGAAATTGCCTACGTACCCATGGAGGAAATGCTGGAAATCGATGGTTTTGATGAAGATATCGTCAATGAGCTGCGGTCGCGAGCCAAGGACCGCCTGCTGACGAAGGCGATTGCCAACGAGGAAAAACTGGAAGAGGTCCAGCCTGCGGACGATCTGCTGAATATGGAGGGCATGGATCGCGCCCTGGCATTCCAGCTGGCAGCCCAAGGCATTCTCTGCATGGAAGATCTCGCGGAACAATCCGTGGATGATCTGCTGAATATTGATGGAATCGACGAAGCCCGTGCCGGCGCCCTGATCATGGCAGCCCGGGCTCCCTGGTTTGAATAAACCGGTCGGCTGGCAGCATCGCTGGGCGGCAACGCCCGGCCCCCGACTGAGGAGAAAGTGAATGGCGGAAGTGACGGTCAAAGAATTGGCTGAAGTGACAGGTACGCCGGTAGAGCGCCTGTTGCAACAGATGCAGGAAGCTGGGTTGACGCACACTGGTGCGGAACAGCCCGTTTCGGACGATGAAAAACAGCGATTGCTGACGTTTCTGAAGAGCAATCACGGCGATTCGGCTACAGAGCCGCGCAAGATTACCCTGACGCGAAAAACCGTAAGCACCTTGAAAGTAGCGGGCAGCAAAACCGTCAACGTGGAAGTGCGCAAGAAGCGAACCTACGTCAAGCGTGACGAAGTGGATGTCGAAGCCGAGCGTCAGCGGGAGCTGGAAGAGCTGCGCGCGGCCGAGGAAGCACGTCAGGCTGCC
Above is a genomic segment from Halopseudomonas litoralis containing:
- the folP gene encoding dihydropteroate synthase, translated to MTETRNNARLPCGDRELDLSRTHVMGILNITPDSFSDGGRYNNRDAALARVEQMLDAGATLIDIGGESTRPGAALVGVQEEVDRVVPMVEAIKARFDVVVSIDTSTPQVISDSAAVGAGLINDIRALCRPGAMQAAVESKLAVCLMHMQGEPQSMQQAPVYDSVLGQVNSFLEKRVQACLEAGIDRSKLVLDPGFGFGKTLQHNLALFAHMEALRPLDLPILVGVSRKSMIGQALDRPVDERLSGGLALAALAVAKGARIIRVHDVAETADAVRMVDAVVAAGSQEI
- the glmM gene encoding phosphoglucosamine mutase — protein: MEKRYFGTDGIRGLVGTHPITPEFMLRLGWATGMAFKHHGQCRVVIGKDTRISGYMFESALEAGLSAAGAQVQLLGPMPTPAIAYLTRTFKADAGIVISASHNPHYDNGIKFFSAQGTKLPDTLEHEIERLVDTPMQVVESGELGKVARIEDASGRYIEFCKSSVPTSTSFKGMKIVLDCANGATYKVAPSVFSELGAEVSVIGASPDGLNINAGVGSTHLAALSKAVVERQADLGIAFDGDGDRVMMVDHLGNEVDGDELLYIMALDLYERGLLEGGVAGTLMTNLGLELALRERDIPFVRAKVGDRYVMAELHQRGWQLGGESSGHLVCLRHTTTGDGIIAALQVVRALRMSGKSLAHACKGMSKCPQKLINVRYQSSGASPLEAPELQAAVAAAEARLGDSGRVLLRLSGTEPLIRVMVEGQNPKQVTSEAEALAEQVQKMFGER
- the tpiA gene encoding triose-phosphate isomerase → MRRPLVAGNWKMYGTRQSVDELLSGLNEQQWPEEVDLLVAPPALYIQQCHQMLEGSPLRLAGQSCAFQAEPGALTGEISPAQLRDAGCEFVLVGHSERRSLLGETDEVICRKFAAALASGLRPILCVGETREQYDSGETADVVGRQLQAVLDTFGVGGLSQGVVAYEPVWAIGTGLTATPEQAQDVHAMIRARLAVLDDEQARCVQIVYGGSVKADNAQALFDMPDIDGGLVGGASLNADEFGAIARAAGQAK
- the secG gene encoding preprotein translocase subunit SecG, with the translated sequence MIQTVIVVVHLLVAIGLVGLILIQQGKGAETGASFGSGASGTVFGSQGAATFLSRLTAVLATVFFVTSLGLAFYASHKASEVRDAGLPVPMMQSEPRAPVSEDVPVLEEQAPQAPATDDVPVVE
- the rimP gene encoding ribosome maturation factor RimP, producing MSGKVTELENLLVPIVEALGYRCWGIEFLSQGRHSLLRVYIEHPDGVSVEACATISRQASAVLDVEDPISGDYTLEVSSPGMDRPLFTLEQFAAYVGEQAKIRLRVPYEGRRNFQGVIRGVEGDEVVLQVEEHEYLLPIDTIDKSNIIPRF
- the nusA gene encoding transcription termination factor NusA; its protein translation is MSKEVLLVVESVSNEKGVPPGVIFEALELALATATKKRYEDEVDVRVAINRQTGDYDSFRRWTVVVDDDFEEPDMQLALDQAHARDPSLNVGDVVEEKIESVEFGRIAAQIAKQVIVQKVREAERAQVVDAYRDRLGEIISGTVKKVTRDSVIVDLGNNAEAVLPREEMIPRETFRTGTRIRALLKDIRTENRGPQLVLSRSCPEMIIELFRIEVPEISEELIEVMGAARDPGSRAKIAVRSKDKRIDPQGACIGMRGSRVQAVSGELGGERVDIVLWDDNLAQFVINAMAPAEVASIILDEDTHAIDIAVAEDNLAQAIGRSGQNVRLASQLTGWTLNVMTEDDIRAKQEAETGDVLRNFLDELDVDEELAQILVDEGFTSLEEIAYVPMEEMLEIDGFDEDIVNELRSRAKDRLLTKAIANEEKLEEVQPADDLLNMEGMDRALAFQLAAQGILCMEDLAEQSVDDLLNIDGIDEARAGALIMAARAPWFE